Proteins from a single region of Lepus europaeus isolate LE1 chromosome 4, mLepTim1.pri, whole genome shotgun sequence:
- the COMMD10 gene encoding COMM domain-containing protein 10 isoform X3 translates to MAASAALLLREGPSMKKAVTLINAIDGGRFPRLLTRILQKLHLKAESSFSEEEEEKLQAAFSLEKQDLHLVLETIAFILEQAVYHNVKPAALQQQLQNIHLSQDKAEAFVSAWASTGQETVEKFRQRILAPHKTCAAAFVPSWYAEVANVLKDDALMFLLNCLQLACEDSS, encoded by the exons ATGGCGGCGTCCGCGGCGCTGCTGCTGCGGGAGGGCCCCAG CATGAAAAAAGCCGTGACTCTGATCAATGCGATAGACGGAGGACGATTTCCGCGGCTGCTTACCCGAATCCTGCAGAAACTCCACCTGAAG GCCGAGAGCAGTTTCAgcgaagaagaggaagaaaaacttCAAGCTGCTTTTTCTCTAGAGAAACAGGATCTTCACCTAGTTCTTGAGACAATAGCGTTTATTTTAGAACAG GCCGTGTATCACAACGTGAAGCCGGCGGCTCTGCAGCAACAGTTACAGAACATCCATCTGAGCCAAGACAAAGCAGAGGCGTTTGTCAGCGCCTGGGCTTCCACGGGTCAAGAGACAGTCGAGAAGTTCAGGCAGAGGATCCTGGCTCCCCACAAG ACTTGTGCTGCTGCCTTCGTACCGTCCTGGTATGCAGAGGTGGCAAACGTTTTGAAAGATGACGCTCTGATGTTTCTACTCAACTGCTTACAGCTTGCGTGTGAAGACTCATCGTGA